The Hymenobacter oligotrophus genome has a window encoding:
- a CDS encoding DUF4249 domain-containing protein has protein sequence MLARFFSLAAVALTLGTLASCTDVVQVELPEPESQLAVEGNITDQPGPYEIRLTRTGAYFDDKTPLAVRGAELTISDSQGATETLRETAPGVYQTSSLRGRIGNQYTLTIKADGQEYRAATEIKRVPQIDRFEQQHKVGQPGWRDGYYVLYNGPELPGVGDYYRFKLYQNDTLRNNPDELIVRDDALVDGKYIGDVEMTDRPFRIGDRVRVEVLSLPRDYYFFLTEMFTQINNVGMFSSPPANVRTNIVNVDPNGPKAVGYFAGTAVRSATVTITP, from the coding sequence ATGCTCGCCCGTTTTTTCTCTCTTGCCGCTGTAGCCCTAACCCTAGGTACGCTGGCCAGCTGCACCGATGTGGTGCAAGTTGAGCTGCCCGAGCCGGAGTCGCAGTTGGCCGTGGAAGGCAACATTACCGACCAACCCGGCCCCTACGAAATTCGCCTGACGCGCACCGGGGCTTACTTCGACGACAAAACGCCTCTGGCCGTGCGCGGCGCCGAACTCACTATTTCGGATAGCCAGGGCGCTACCGAAACCCTGCGCGAAACGGCCCCCGGCGTGTACCAAACCAGCAGCCTGCGCGGCCGCATCGGCAACCAGTACACGCTTACCATTAAGGCCGATGGGCAGGAGTACCGCGCCGCTACCGAAATCAAGCGCGTGCCCCAAATCGACCGGTTCGAGCAGCAGCACAAGGTGGGCCAACCCGGCTGGCGCGATGGGTACTACGTGCTCTACAACGGCCCCGAGCTGCCCGGCGTGGGCGACTACTACCGCTTTAAGCTGTACCAGAACGACACGCTGCGCAACAACCCCGACGAACTGATTGTGCGCGACGATGCCTTGGTTGACGGCAAGTACATCGGCGACGTAGAAATGACCGACCGTCCCTTCCGCATCGGCGACCGGGTGCGGGTAGAGGTGCTCTCGTTGCCCAGGGACTACTATTTCTTCCTGACCGAAATGTTCACGCAAATCAACAACGTAGGCATGTTCTCGTCGCCGCCCGCCAACGTGCGCACCAACATCGTCAACGTCGATCCGAACGGGCCGAAAGCCGTGGGCTACTTTGCCGGTACGGCCGTACGCTCGGCTACGGTCACCATCACGCCATAG
- a CDS encoding FecR family protein gives MPDLYPDTEAPWELLAKHLAGEASVSEQEELHRWLTARPSRLRVLTDATRAWERGGTTAEVFSEADVDKAWQRFSAAAGIKALGKSSVAPPLPTPEPRVVPMWGNSQTWMRVAAAVLLLVGVWAVARTFLLSRNSAETVTVAAGPERKLSTLPDGSRVWVNRNSTLSYAADFNENSRVVQLQGEAFFEIKKDHGRPFTVLANDTRTRVLGTSFNVRAYSAEDSVEVSVVTGRVAFSPDRQRVTVQDSVVLTPGLRGVIRRSAPAVAVQKPIVDPNFRAWQQDELVFDNQSLGQVAETLTRYYGTPVELSKPELARCRFTGNFKQAQLPQVLRVVSLSANLSVSQTADGYTLDGPGCQ, from the coding sequence ATGCCCGACCTCTACCCCGATACGGAAGCCCCCTGGGAGCTACTCGCCAAACATTTGGCGGGCGAAGCCTCCGTGTCGGAGCAAGAGGAACTGCACCGCTGGCTAACGGCGCGCCCCAGCCGCCTGCGCGTGCTTACCGATGCCACCCGGGCGTGGGAGCGGGGCGGCACCACGGCCGAGGTTTTCAGCGAAGCCGATGTAGATAAAGCCTGGCAGCGCTTTAGCGCGGCCGCGGGCATAAAAGCCCTAGGTAAAAGTTCGGTAGCCCCGCCCTTGCCAACCCCCGAACCTAGGGTTGTGCCCATGTGGGGCAACAGCCAAACTTGGATGCGCGTTGCGGCGGCCGTGCTGCTGCTGGTAGGCGTTTGGGCTGTGGCCCGCACCTTCTTGCTTAGCCGCAACTCGGCCGAAACCGTAACGGTAGCCGCCGGCCCCGAGCGCAAGCTCAGCACCTTGCCCGATGGCAGCCGCGTGTGGGTAAACCGCAACTCCACGCTCAGCTACGCCGCCGATTTCAACGAAAACAGCCGCGTGGTGCAGCTGCAGGGCGAGGCTTTCTTTGAAATCAAAAAAGACCACGGCCGGCCCTTTACCGTGCTGGCCAACGACACCCGCACGCGCGTGCTGGGCACTTCCTTTAACGTGCGCGCCTACTCGGCCGAAGACTCGGTGGAGGTTTCGGTGGTAACGGGCCGCGTGGCGTTCAGCCCCGATCGGCAGCGCGTAACGGTGCAGGACTCGGTGGTGCTTACGCCGGGGCTGCGCGGTGTTATCAGGCGATCGGCCCCGGCCGTAGCCGTGCAAAAGCCCATCGTCGACCCCAATTTCCGGGCTTGGCAACAAGATGAGCTGGTGTTCGACAACCAGAGCCTCGGCCAGGTGGCCGAAACCCTTACCCGCTACTACGGCACACCCGTGGAGCTAAGCAAGCCCGAACTGGCCCGTTGCCGCTTTACGGGCAACTTCAAACAGGCCCAATTGCCGCAAGTGCTGCGCGTCGTCAGCCTGTCGGCTAACCTGTCGGTTTCGCAAACCGCCGACGGCTATACCCTTGACGGACCGGGCTGCCAGTAG
- a CDS encoding DUF4974 domain-containing protein, giving the protein MRNRICLAAAMLCALATEPAMAQARSGSVLERKVTVTFNEAPLESVLRTLRRQYGVRISYSNTALNLKQPVTVSANNQPLRTVLGEVLRDKNIGYELVGDQLVLHPVAPRSAAAKPTSATAPAATTTTVSKAVTERAPDEAAPRSEPGKAADRPGAAPAAKPAPPAKATPPKKEPAKTAKGQSTATKAGNAGGGKTPTKAASPAKNATATPAQTASTVKPNNPSPAAGGAGSLDPEVAPATTPETTSPPTAATPSATTEAKPIVAKQDSVAAAAAPAAATESEEPARPTYKQPAQISFLGPLGSNGLRSGQTVNNLSINVLGGYSAGVEGFEAAGLFNIDRDTVDGVQVAGLTNIVGKHLDGFQGAGLLNVLGGGGRGWQAAGLLNVAARPVAGAQTAGLFNYVGPTKKLPIVADAGAPATDAAPSRKPTVQAAGLFNVALGEVRGGQAAGLLNVAGTVHGVQLAGLLNVADSVDGVSIAPINFVRHGYHRVEVINSEVWPVSANLKLGGSAAFYTFFTGAYAGFGSKPRRWALGYGLGSEVWARRRLSVALDAVAMHVNEEQRGWTRDLNLDSQLRLLLGVAPFKKDGHLRIVFGPTVSVLVTQRYDTTEQRVYSNLAEGRKLWLDEGDAGTRVLGWVGYAAGIRF; this is encoded by the coding sequence ATGCGAAACCGCATATGCCTGGCGGCTGCCATGCTGTGCGCCTTGGCTACCGAGCCCGCCATGGCCCAAGCCCGAAGCGGCTCGGTGCTCGAGCGCAAAGTTACGGTTACGTTCAACGAAGCGCCGCTCGAATCGGTGCTGCGCACCTTGCGCCGGCAGTACGGCGTGCGCATATCGTACAGCAACACGGCCCTGAACTTAAAGCAACCCGTAACGGTATCGGCCAACAACCAGCCGTTGCGTACGGTGCTGGGCGAAGTGCTGCGCGATAAGAACATTGGCTACGAACTGGTAGGCGACCAGCTGGTGCTGCACCCCGTCGCGCCCAGATCGGCTGCTGCCAAACCAACTTCGGCAACAGCGCCAGCTGCCACGACTACTACCGTCAGCAAAGCCGTAACCGAGCGCGCGCCCGATGAGGCAGCGCCTAGGTCGGAGCCGGGCAAAGCCGCCGATAGGCCTGGCGCCGCGCCGGCCGCCAAGCCAGCGCCCCCAGCCAAGGCCACACCCCCGAAGAAGGAGCCAGCCAAAACCGCCAAGGGCCAATCGACGGCCACCAAAGCCGGCAATGCAGGTGGTGGCAAAACGCCAACCAAGGCTGCTTCGCCGGCTAAGAACGCAACGGCAACACCCGCGCAAACGGCCTCCACTGTCAAGCCGAATAACCCAAGCCCTGCTGCTGGTGGCGCAGGAAGCCTCGACCCAGAAGTTGCCCCGGCCACAACACCCGAAACCACTAGTCCGCCAACGGCTGCTACGCCATCCGCAACCACTGAGGCTAAACCTATTGTGGCCAAACAGGATTCGGTTGCTGCGGCGGCGGCACCGGCTGCCGCTACAGAAAGCGAGGAGCCCGCACGCCCCACCTACAAGCAGCCGGCCCAAATTTCTTTCCTAGGTCCGTTGGGCTCCAATGGGCTTCGCAGCGGCCAAACGGTGAACAATTTGTCCATCAACGTGCTGGGTGGCTACTCGGCCGGGGTAGAAGGCTTTGAGGCGGCTGGCTTGTTCAACATCGACCGCGACACCGTGGACGGTGTGCAGGTAGCCGGCTTGACCAACATCGTGGGCAAGCACCTGGATGGCTTTCAGGGGGCAGGCCTGCTGAACGTGCTGGGCGGCGGTGGCCGTGGCTGGCAAGCCGCAGGCTTGCTTAACGTAGCCGCGCGGCCCGTAGCCGGTGCCCAAACGGCTGGCCTGTTCAACTACGTTGGCCCAACCAAGAAACTGCCCATCGTAGCCGATGCAGGAGCCCCGGCCACCGATGCAGCGCCTAGCCGCAAACCCACGGTGCAGGCGGCGGGCCTGTTCAACGTGGCCCTAGGTGAGGTACGCGGCGGCCAGGCGGCGGGGCTGCTGAACGTAGCTGGCACTGTGCACGGCGTGCAACTGGCTGGCCTCCTGAACGTGGCCGATTCGGTAGATGGCGTGAGCATTGCCCCAATAAATTTTGTGCGCCACGGCTACCACCGCGTGGAGGTAATCAACTCCGAAGTGTGGCCCGTAAGCGCCAACCTTAAGCTGGGCGGTTCGGCCGCGTTTTACACGTTCTTCACGGGTGCCTATGCGGGCTTCGGCAGCAAGCCGCGGCGTTGGGCCCTAGGGTACGGCCTGGGCTCGGAGGTATGGGCCCGGCGGCGCCTGAGCGTGGCGCTGGATGCCGTAGCCATGCACGTAAACGAAGAGCAACGCGGCTGGACGCGCGACCTAAACCTCGACAGCCAGCTGCGCCTGCTCCTGGGTGTCGCGCCTTTCAAAAAAGACGGGCACCTGCGCATCGTGTTCGGACCCACCGTGAGCGTGCTGGTAACGCAGCGCTACGATACCACCGAGCAGCGGGTGTATTCCAACCTCGCCGAAGGCCGCAAGCTGTGGCTCGACGAAGGCGATGCCGGCACGCGCGTGCTGGGTTGGGTGGGCTACGCTGCTGGCATTCGCTTTTAA
- a CDS encoding alpha/beta fold hydrolase codes for MRNFLRLQPFLWFLLLLPLLGTAAKYNPADSPLGGQWRGELKGTGGTSELVITIIPLSNGTLYATLDVPKQKITRMPVKVAVKGADVTMRIEEAGSRFTGKLAADGKSMKGTWSQPGLTSPLVLERSAGSVLNAATFKPAAPYREEEVVIPNKVDKLRLVGTLTMPQGRGPFPGVVLISDSGPQDRNAAVDNYRMFNILADYLTRRGVAVLRYDDRGVGKSTGSYQQANTADLVSDAQAAMGFLRAHYKVNKTQVGMIGHGEGANIALLSAAQPIGAPSFVVSLAGSGQSGSELLRRQQTEIMRLIGSTPAQVSAALQLHERMLNIIRETPNNDLARAKVAAMLRMSNADIDFTMVQARATQLTSPWYRFFIDFDPKTRFSGVKCPVLALNGTADLMVSANRNLPLLQKGLRAKGNKKVEVYKLTGVNHWFQSDRSQWPLVNGDIQPTFSPRALVLIHGWIAKHSAKPVERPASPQVAKTKLGLRSKAKAAQASTATQRAAN; via the coding sequence ATGAGGAATTTTTTACGCCTTCAGCCGTTTTTGTGGTTTTTGCTGCTGCTGCCCTTGCTTGGCACAGCCGCTAAATACAACCCCGCCGACTCGCCCCTAGGTGGCCAATGGCGCGGCGAGCTAAAGGGGACCGGTGGCACCTCGGAGTTGGTAATAACCATCATTCCGCTAAGCAACGGCACACTCTACGCCACCCTCGACGTGCCCAAGCAGAAGATTACCCGCATGCCCGTGAAGGTAGCCGTCAAAGGTGCCGACGTAACCATGCGCATCGAGGAGGCCGGCAGCCGATTTACGGGCAAGCTTGCCGCCGATGGCAAAAGCATGAAGGGCACGTGGTCGCAGCCGGGCCTTACCTCGCCCCTAGTGCTCGAGCGCTCGGCGGGCTCGGTGCTGAACGCGGCCACTTTTAAGCCCGCCGCGCCCTACCGCGAAGAAGAAGTGGTGATTCCGAACAAAGTGGATAAGCTCCGCCTGGTGGGCACGCTCACGATGCCGCAGGGCCGCGGGCCGTTTCCGGGCGTGGTGCTAATTTCCGACTCGGGCCCGCAAGACCGCAACGCGGCCGTGGATAACTACCGCATGTTCAACATCCTGGCCGACTACCTCACGCGCCGGGGCGTAGCCGTGCTGCGCTACGACGACCGCGGCGTGGGCAAATCGACGGGCAGCTACCAGCAAGCCAACACCGCCGACCTGGTTTCGGACGCGCAGGCTGCCATGGGCTTTTTGCGGGCGCATTACAAGGTAAACAAAACGCAAGTGGGCATGATTGGTCACGGCGAGGGCGCGAACATTGCCCTGCTATCGGCGGCCCAGCCCATTGGGGCACCCAGCTTTGTGGTGTCGTTGGCGGGCAGCGGGCAATCGGGGTCGGAGTTGTTGCGCCGGCAGCAAACCGAGATTATGCGCCTGATCGGCTCGACGCCGGCCCAGGTGAGCGCCGCGCTGCAGCTGCACGAGCGCATGCTGAACATCATCCGCGAAACGCCCAACAACGACTTAGCCCGCGCCAAAGTGGCCGCCATGCTGCGCATGAGCAACGCCGACATCGACTTTACCATGGTGCAGGCCCGCGCCACGCAGCTAACCTCGCCGTGGTACCGCTTCTTCATCGATTTCGACCCCAAAACCCGCTTTTCGGGTGTGAAATGCCCGGTACTGGCCCTCAACGGCACCGCCGACCTGATGGTATCGGCCAACCGCAACCTGCCGCTGCTGCAAAAGGGCCTGCGCGCCAAAGGCAACAAAAAAGTGGAGGTGTACAAGCTAACGGGCGTCAACCACTGGTTCCAGTCGGACCGCTCGCAGTGGCCGCTGGTAAACGGCGACATTCAGCCCACCTTCTCGCCCCGGGCGTTGGTGCTCATCCACGGCTGGATTGCCAAACACAGCGCCAAACCCGTGGAGCGCCCTGCCTCGCCGCAAGTGGCCAAAACCAAACTAGGCCTGCGCAGCAAAGCAAAAGCTGCCCAAGCCAGCACCGCAACGCAAAGAGCCGCCAATTAG
- a CDS encoding GNAT family N-acetyltransferase has protein sequence MLIREAHPHDIKQMQVVRHAVKENVLSDPGLVTDQDCDEYICRRGKGWVCEVDDRVVGFAIADLQDQNIWALFVDPEFEGRGIGKQLHDCMLAWYFAQNQPRVWLGTEPNTRAERFYRRNGWQAVGQHGKGEVKFEMQRADWLRLGAAYVGKTAPASSS, from the coding sequence ATGCTTATCCGCGAAGCTCATCCGCACGACATCAAGCAAATGCAAGTGGTGCGGCACGCGGTAAAGGAAAACGTGCTGTCGGACCCCGGCCTTGTTACCGACCAAGACTGCGATGAGTACATCTGCCGCCGCGGCAAAGGGTGGGTTTGCGAAGTTGATGACCGCGTTGTGGGGTTTGCCATTGCCGACTTACAAGACCAAAACATTTGGGCTTTGTTTGTGGACCCGGAGTTTGAGGGCCGCGGCATTGGGAAGCAGCTGCACGATTGCATGCTGGCCTGGTACTTCGCGCAAAACCAACCTAGGGTATGGCTGGGCACAGAGCCCAACACGCGCGCCGAGCGTTTTTACCGCCGCAACGGGTGGCAAGCGGTGGGCCAGCACGGCAAAGGCGAGGTAAAGTTTGAGATGCAACGCGCCGACTGGCTGCGCCTGGGAGCCGCTTACGTAGGCAAAACCGCGCCGGCCAGTAGCAGCTAG
- the uvrA gene encoding excinuclease ABC subunit UvrA, translated as MAQDNLQVAAPAADPIDQLDPREFIIIKNARVHNLKNLSVAFPRNKFIVVTGLSGSGKSSLAFDTLYAEGQRMYVESLSSYARQFLGRMDKPDVDYIRGISPAIAIEQKVTVRNNRSTVGTSTEIYDYLKLFFARVGRTYSPVSGREVRKDQVSDVVDYLFTLPEGTRAMVLAPLIPSEEGRPLRKELDLLLQKGYARVVINGEMAFIEDLLAEGQPEPEGEVQIMIDRAVIQPGDEDLQFRLSDSVQTAFFEGHGTCVVKLSVASSQLSEGENQNNAGNSQRTTDNQSETRTFSDRFELDGIVFEEPNVNFFTFNNPYGACPRCEGFGSVLGIDEDLVIPDKTLTVYEGAIAPWRTEKQSEWLKPLLKNGIRFDFPIHRPYNELTEAEQRLLWEGNKHFQGLHDYFEWVQTQTHKIQYRVLLSRYRGRTVCPDCRGTRLRKDAQYVKVAGKNIADLVLLPIRDALGFFENLSLTEHEKAVSDRLVTEVHNRLSYLVRVGLGYLTLNRLSNTLSGGESQRIQLATSLGSALVGSMYVLDEPSIGLHPKDAEQLIGVLRSLQQLGNTVVVVEHEEKMMEVADQIIDIGPEAGSGGGNLVFQGTYPEILQDENTYTGRYLSGKLEVAVPKVRRPWRNALEVIGARENNLKNLTVKFPLGVMTVVTGVSGSGKSTLIKRILYPALARHLGGTSSESIGKFDKLGGDLGAVSHVEFVDQNPIGKSSRSNPVTYVKAYDAIRTLFADQQLAKARGFKPSHFSFNIEGGRCEVCQGEGQVKIEMQFMADIYLTCEACGGRKFKQDILEVKYKDKSIDEVLELTVEDSLDFFADQPKVAERLRPLFEVGLGYIRLGQSANTLSGGEAQRVKLASFLTKGATLQSDKILFVFDEPSTGLHFHDINKLLTALNALVEQGNSVLIIEHNMDIVKAADWVIDLGPEGGTGGGHLLFEGTPEAFAKLKDENHTARFLAEKL; from the coding sequence ATGGCCCAGGACAACCTGCAGGTAGCCGCTCCGGCTGCCGATCCGATCGATCAGCTCGATCCGCGCGAGTTCATCATTATCAAGAACGCGCGCGTTCATAATCTCAAAAACCTGAGCGTGGCTTTCCCGCGCAACAAGTTTATCGTTGTTACGGGCCTGTCGGGCTCGGGCAAGTCGTCGTTGGCGTTCGATACGCTCTACGCCGAGGGCCAACGCATGTACGTGGAAAGCCTGAGCTCCTACGCGCGCCAGTTCCTGGGGCGCATGGACAAGCCCGATGTCGACTACATCCGGGGTATTTCGCCGGCCATTGCCATCGAGCAGAAGGTAACGGTGCGCAACAACCGCTCGACGGTGGGCACCAGCACCGAGATATACGACTACCTAAAGTTGTTTTTTGCCCGCGTGGGCCGCACGTACTCGCCCGTTTCGGGCCGTGAGGTACGCAAAGACCAGGTGTCCGACGTGGTCGATTACCTGTTCACCTTGCCCGAGGGCACGCGCGCCATGGTGCTGGCCCCGCTGATACCCTCGGAGGAAGGCCGGCCCTTGCGCAAAGAGCTCGACCTGCTGCTACAGAAAGGCTACGCCCGCGTGGTGATAAACGGCGAAATGGCTTTTATCGAAGACCTCCTAGCCGAAGGGCAGCCCGAGCCCGAAGGGGAGGTGCAGATCATGATCGATAGGGCCGTAATTCAGCCCGGCGACGAAGACCTGCAGTTCCGCCTCAGCGACTCGGTGCAAACCGCCTTCTTCGAAGGCCACGGTACTTGCGTCGTTAAGTTGTCAGTTGCCAGTTCTCAGTTGTCAGAAGGGGAAAACCAGAACAACGCTGGCAACTCACAACGGACAACTGACAACCAATCTGAAACCCGCACGTTTTCCGACCGTTTCGAGCTCGACGGCATCGTGTTCGAGGAGCCCAACGTCAACTTCTTCACCTTCAACAACCCGTACGGCGCCTGCCCGCGCTGCGAGGGGTTTGGCTCGGTGCTGGGTATCGACGAGGACCTTGTGATACCCGACAAAACCTTGACGGTGTACGAAGGCGCCATTGCCCCGTGGCGCACCGAAAAGCAGAGCGAGTGGCTGAAGCCGCTGCTGAAAAACGGAATCCGTTTCGATTTTCCCATTCATCGTCCCTACAACGAGCTGACCGAGGCCGAGCAGCGCCTGCTGTGGGAGGGCAACAAACACTTTCAGGGCCTGCACGACTACTTCGAGTGGGTTCAGACGCAGACGCACAAGATTCAGTACCGCGTGCTGCTGAGCCGCTACCGCGGCCGCACCGTGTGCCCCGATTGCCGCGGCACGCGCTTGCGCAAAGACGCGCAGTACGTGAAGGTGGCCGGCAAGAACATTGCCGACCTGGTGCTGCTGCCCATCCGCGACGCCCTAGGTTTCTTCGAGAACCTTTCGCTCACGGAGCACGAAAAGGCCGTGTCGGACCGCTTGGTAACGGAGGTGCACAACCGCCTGAGCTACCTGGTGCGCGTAGGCCTGGGCTACCTCACGCTCAACCGCTTGTCGAACACCTTGTCGGGCGGCGAGTCGCAGCGCATTCAGCTGGCTACTTCGCTGGGCTCGGCGTTGGTCGGCTCGATGTACGTGCTCGATGAGCCCAGCATCGGCCTGCACCCCAAAGACGCCGAGCAGCTCATTGGCGTGCTGCGCTCGTTGCAGCAGCTCGGCAACACCGTGGTGGTGGTAGAGCACGAGGAGAAGATGATGGAAGTGGCCGACCAAATTATCGACATCGGGCCCGAGGCGGGCTCGGGCGGCGGCAATCTGGTGTTTCAGGGCACGTACCCCGAAATTCTGCAGGACGAAAACACCTACACCGGGCGCTACCTCAGCGGCAAGTTGGAGGTGGCCGTGCCCAAAGTGCGCCGGCCGTGGCGCAACGCGCTGGAGGTAATTGGTGCCCGCGAAAACAACCTTAAAAACCTCACGGTGAAGTTTCCGCTGGGCGTGATGACGGTGGTTACGGGCGTGTCGGGCTCGGGCAAGTCCACGCTCATCAAGCGCATTTTGTACCCGGCGCTGGCGCGGCACCTAGGCGGTACCTCGTCGGAGAGCATCGGCAAGTTCGATAAGCTCGGCGGCGACCTAGGCGCGGTATCGCACGTGGAGTTCGTCGACCAAAACCCCATTGGCAAAAGCAGCCGCTCGAACCCGGTAACCTACGTGAAGGCCTACGACGCCATCCGCACCTTGTTTGCCGATCAGCAGCTGGCCAAGGCCCGCGGCTTCAAACCTTCGCACTTTTCCTTCAACATCGAGGGCGGCCGCTGCGAGGTGTGCCAGGGCGAAGGCCAGGTGAAGATCGAGATGCAGTTTATGGCCGATATCTACCTGACTTGCGAGGCCTGCGGCGGGCGCAAGTTCAAGCAGGATATTCTGGAGGTGAAGTACAAGGATAAGAGCATCGACGAGGTGCTGGAGCTGACCGTGGAAGACTCGCTAGATTTCTTCGCCGATCAGCCCAAAGTAGCCGAACGCCTGCGGCCGTTGTTCGAGGTGGGCCTGGGCTACATCCGCCTAGGTCAATCGGCCAACACTTTGTCGGGGGGCGAGGCCCAGCGCGTTAAGCTGGCGTCGTTCCTGACCAAAGGCGCCACGTTGCAGTCCGATAAAATCCTGTTCGTGTTCGACGAGCCGAGTACCGGCCTGCACTTCCACGACATCAACAAACTGCTCACGGCCCTGAATGCGCTGGTGGAGCAAGGCAACTCGGTGCTTATCATTGAGCACAACATGGACATCGTGAAGGCCGCCGACTGGGTTATCGACCTAGGGCCCGAAGGCGGCACCGGCGGCGGACACCTGCTGTTCGAGGGCACGCCCGAGGCATTTGCCAAGCTGAAGGACGAAAACCACACGGCGCGTTTCCTGGCCGAAAAGCTGTAA
- the tpiA gene encoding triose-phosphate isomerase codes for MRKNIVAGNWKMNMTLQDGQALVSEIVNMVQDEATGSDVEVVIAPPFPLLPIVGRLLPEGGRIHLGAQNCHQKESGAFTGEVSAKLLASVGAEYVILGHSERRQYFGEDDELLSQKLKAALAAGLRPIFCVGESLETREREETFNFIASQLKNGLFHLSNEEFERVVIAYEPIWAIGTGKTATSQQAQEVHAFIREQIARAYDAEAALNTTILYGGSANAQNARELFSQPDVDGGLIGGASLKSRDFTDIIKSF; via the coding sequence ATGCGTAAGAACATCGTTGCCGGCAACTGGAAGATGAACATGACTCTTCAGGACGGCCAGGCCCTCGTTTCGGAAATCGTGAACATGGTGCAGGACGAAGCAACCGGCTCCGACGTGGAGGTGGTAATTGCGCCGCCCTTCCCGCTGCTGCCCATCGTAGGCCGCCTGCTGCCCGAGGGTGGCCGCATTCACCTAGGTGCCCAAAACTGCCATCAAAAAGAGAGCGGTGCATTCACCGGCGAGGTTTCGGCCAAGTTGCTGGCTTCGGTAGGTGCGGAGTACGTTATCCTGGGCCACTCGGAGCGCCGCCAGTATTTCGGCGAAGACGACGAGCTGCTGAGCCAGAAACTGAAGGCTGCCCTGGCGGCCGGCCTGCGCCCCATCTTCTGCGTGGGCGAGTCGCTCGAAACCCGCGAGCGGGAAGAAACCTTCAACTTCATTGCCAGCCAGCTGAAAAACGGCTTGTTTCACCTCTCAAACGAAGAGTTTGAGCGCGTGGTAATTGCCTACGAGCCTATTTGGGCCATTGGCACCGGCAAAACCGCTACCAGCCAGCAAGCGCAGGAGGTGCACGCCTTTATCCGCGAGCAAATTGCCCGCGCCTACGACGCCGAAGCGGCCCTGAATACCACCATCTTATACGGCGGCTCGGCCAACGCCCAAAATGCCCGCGAGCTGTTCTCGCAGCCCGACGTAGACGGCGGCCTGATTGGCGGTGCTTCGCTGAAATCGCGCGACTTTACCGACATCATCAAGTCGTTCTAA
- a CDS encoding DUF6150 family protein, with translation MLLATLVSALLWLPPASTPRVPFAAAQQRGGYVDPCKIYGSIYLERDPRRRAYCSATVFVEQHDAYASLVVYQEANKLFADKPGTWYLTDARDFADYTVLVTDNRAFADFGIFYTKVRSFAGCRQN, from the coding sequence ATGCTCCTGGCTACTCTCGTATCGGCTTTGCTCTGGCTGCCGCCCGCCAGCACACCTAGGGTGCCTTTTGCGGCGGCGCAGCAGCGCGGCGGCTACGTCGATCCGTGCAAAATTTACGGCAGCATTTACCTCGAGCGCGACCCACGCCGCCGGGCGTATTGCTCGGCCACGGTGTTTGTGGAGCAGCACGATGCCTACGCCAGCCTTGTGGTATACCAGGAGGCCAACAAGCTCTTCGCCGACAAGCCCGGCACGTGGTACCTCACCGATGCCCGCGACTTTGCCGATTACACCGTGCTCGTAACCGATAATCGCGCCTTTGCCGATTTCGGCATTTTCTACACCAAAGTGCGCTCGTTTGCGGGTTGCCGCCAAAACTAA
- the prmA gene encoding 50S ribosomal protein L11 methyltransferase — protein MDFIELRVTAPADLTDILVAELGEVGFDTFEDNDEGFCAYTTEDAFNQEAVSEVLAKYATWPSGHPTADSRVITRQNWNTEWEKNFEPLVISEQVSVRAPFHPERPDLPYDIVIMPRMSFGTGHHNTTALMIENQLTVDHQGKRVLDMGCGTGILAIMAVHLGANYVLAVDVEPWTAENAADNAQENNVQDKVEARLGDISALDGEEPFDIILANINRNVLLEDMGAYYRYLRPGGPILFSGFYEEDMHLIRAAAEKEGFRYQSMRTRNDWVSAIFTKPE, from the coding sequence ATGGATTTTATAGAACTGCGCGTAACGGCCCCGGCCGACCTTACCGATATACTCGTTGCCGAGCTGGGCGAAGTCGGCTTCGACACCTTCGAAGACAACGACGAAGGTTTTTGCGCCTACACCACCGAAGACGCCTTTAACCAGGAAGCCGTGTCGGAGGTGCTGGCCAAGTACGCCACCTGGCCCAGCGGCCACCCCACCGCCGATAGCCGCGTGATTACGCGCCAGAACTGGAATACCGAGTGGGAAAAAAACTTCGAGCCCTTGGTAATCAGCGAGCAGGTATCGGTCCGCGCGCCCTTCCACCCGGAGCGGCCCGATTTGCCCTACGACATCGTGATTATGCCGCGCATGTCGTTTGGTACCGGCCACCACAACACCACGGCCCTGATGATTGAGAACCAGCTGACCGTAGACCACCAGGGCAAGCGCGTGCTCGATATGGGCTGCGGCACGGGCATCCTGGCCATTATGGCGGTGCACCTGGGCGCCAACTACGTGCTGGCCGTGGATGTGGAGCCCTGGACGGCCGAAAACGCCGCCGACAACGCCCAGGAAAACAACGTGCAGGACAAAGTAGAAGCGCGCCTAGGTGACATTTCGGCCCTCGACGGCGAAGAGCCCTTCGATATCATCCTGGCCAACATCAACCGCAACGTATTGCTCGAAGATATGGGCGCCTACTACCGCTACCTGCGGCCCGGCGGCCCTATTTTGTTCTCGGGCTTCTACGAAGAGGATATGCACCTCATCCGCGCGGCGGCCGAAAAGGAAGGCTTCCGCTACCAGTCGATGCGCACCCGCAACGATTGGGTGTCGGCCATTTTCACGAAGCCCGAGTAA